The Trypanosoma brucei gambiense DAL972 chromosome 10, complete sequence genome has a segment encoding these proteins:
- a CDS encoding GTP-binding protein, putative gives MRLWNRFSRFGNLLCGCAACSCSFTPWRCSSSPLLSSFSAYNMSSGNRVTSPVGGSSGATEVCPSHTPSSSSTLLRYTIAPSEPTMGSPWQTSEESASRRLAALTSYPPSNIRNVAVVAHVDHGKTTLSDVLLRRTGVLKGSVNAGAYTDRLLVERERGITVKSQTCSMFLKYGGSEFLLNLIDTPGHVDFQYEVSRSVRAAQAVLLLVDVAQGIEAQTMSHFHMALDQGLAIIPVFTKMDCVLNDTTVDAALQQLEDSTGLLRSEVVFTSAKEQLGVEALLQAIIERVPSPSGAIGLSDVCQLPPLLPGSTARVAMEAEMVPLRAILLDSWTRECGGGLYRPPSKTSSALSANVKIDEDKDTVTCLVSVIDGTLTARTNILLYHSQKRYEAREVGVIHPELRPTGALTVGMVGYVVFTRVQREDFSVGETLYTLPTRKFTRGGIAPVPGFRRVHPVVFAGFYPDEGEYVTQLREAVEKLRMNDPAVTVEPLECQALGSGLQLGFLGVLHMQIFQERLLSEFGQRVLVTPPVVQYKYREAAGGDDQPPKPLSVHTWRWLHEGVSCYMEPHVTATVVTPSEYAQIIDGEAQRHYRGKQLDMRVMDDARVLLRYKMPLADMVRGFFTFVKSQSHGYASLEYDELVYEEADLVRVDIVVQKARISALAVICPRHEAPSVGKRIVASLKSNLTRTAVDIPLQALVGNKVVARETVRAYRKDVTAKIHAGDISRKQKKWNDQKKGKERMARRTVGGVTLDQSVLAAAMGATAL, from the coding sequence ATGAGGTTATGGAATAGATTCTCTCGCTTTGGAAACCTTTTGTGTGGGTGTGCTGCATGTAGTTGTTCGTTTACACCATGGCGTTGCTCATCGTCTCCATTATTATCGTCTTTCAGTGCATACAACATGAGTAGTGGGAACAGGGTGACGAGCCCTGtgggcggcagcagcggtgCAACTGAGGTATGTCCTTCACATACACCTTCATCGTCTTCGACATTACTCAGATATACCATTGCACCATCAGAACCAACTATGGGCTCGCCTTGGCAAACcagtgaggaaagtgctTCTCGTCGACTGGCTGCTCTCACATCCTACCCACCATCTAACATTCGCAACGTCGCCGTTGTGGCACACGTAGACCACGGGAAGACAACATTAAGTGATGTTTTGCTGAGGCGAACCGGCGTGCTAAAGGGCTCTGTCAACGCAGGAGCTTATACTGATAGGCTGCTTGTTGAGCGGGAGCGCGGCATCACAGTGAAGTCACAAACATGTTCCATGTTTCTGAAGTACGGCGGCTCAGAGTTCTTGCTCAACTTGATTGACACGCCAGGTCATGTGGATTTCCAGTATGAAGTGTCACGTAGTGTGCGAGCGGCACAGGCTGTGCTTCTACTCGTTGATGTGGCACAGGGGATTGAGGCGCAAACGATGTCCCATTTCCACATGGCATTGGATCAAGGATTGGCCATAATCCCCGTTTTCACCAAAATGGATTGCGTGCTCAACGACACAACGGTTGATGCTGCGCTACAACAACTCGAAGACTCCACAGGTCTACTGCGAAGTGAAGTGGTCTTTACCAGTGCAAAGGAGCAACTGGGGGTGGAGGCACTGTTGCAAGCTATCATTGAGCGCGTGCCTTCACCAAGTGGTGCAATAGGGCTGTCGGACGTGTGCcaacttcctcctcttttaccAGGCAGCACAGCCCGCGTGGCAATGGAGGCTGAGATGGTGCCATTGCGAGCCATCTTACTTGACTCGTGGACGAGGGAATGCGGTGGTGGACTCTATCGTCCGCCCTCAAAAACGAGCAGCGCCTTAAGCGCGAATGTAAAGATCGATGAAGATAAGGACACTGTCACATGTCTCGTATCTGTCATTGATGGAACTCTCACCGCGCGTACTAACATACTGCTGTATCATTCACAGAAACGCTACGAAGCTCGAGAAGTTGGAGTAATACATCCCGAACTTCGGCCCACTGGTGCCCTAACTGTTGGAATGGTTGGCTACGTTGTGTTTACTCGCGTCCAGCGCGAGGACTTTTCAGTTGGAGAAACACTTTACACACTTCCCACGCGAAAGTTCACGCGGGGAGGCATAGCACCTGTTCCCGGCTTCAGGCGCGTGCACCCTGTTGTGTTTGCGGGGTTTTACCCAGACGAGGGAGAATACGTTACACAGTTGCGTGAAGCGGTGGAGAAGCTTCGAATGAATGATCCTGCTGTTACCGTTGAACCCCTCGAGTGCCAGGCACTTGGCTCTGGCCTACAGTTGGGTTTTCTCGGTGTGTTGCATATGCAAATCTTTCAGGAACGCCTACTCTCCGAATTCGGGCAGCGTGTTCTCGTAACGCCACCTGTTGTTCAGTACAAGTACCGCGAAGCTGCCGGTGGCGATGACCAACCGCCCAAACCCCTCTCGGTCCACACGTGGCGGTGGCTCCACGAGGGAGTGTCATGTTACATGGAACCTCACGTTACTGCCACAGTAGTCACACCGAGTGAGTATGCACAAATCATCGATGGCGAAGCGCAGAGGCACTATCGCGGGAAGCAGTTAGATATGCGAGTGATGGATGATGCCCGTGTCCTCCTGCGCTACAAAATGCCCCTCGCGGATATGGTGCGgggtttctttacttttgtgAAGAGTCAGTCCCACGGCTATGCGTCACTGGAGTACGATGAACTGGTGTATGAAGAAGCGGATTTGGTACGCGTAGACATCGTGGTGCAGAAGGCCCGTATCTCTGCGCTTGCCGTTATCTGTCCACGACACGAGGCACCATCGGTAGGAAAGCGTATAGTAGCGAGCCTAAAGTCCAATCTCACACGCACTGCTGTGGACATCCCCCTACAGGCACTAGTTGGGAACAAGGTAGTTGCGAGGGAAACGGTTAGGGCGTACCGCAAGGATGTGACAGCAAAAATACACGCGGGTGACATCTCAcgcaaacagaaaaagtgGAACGAccagaaaaaggggaaggaacgCATGGCGCGGCGCACGGTTGGAGGCGTAACACTTGATCAGTCGGTCCTCGCCGCAGCAATGGGTGCCACTGCATTGTGA
- a CDS encoding 19S proteasome regulatory subunit,Metallo-peptidase, Clan MP, Family M67, putative: protein MFHPQLVAGGANRAAPAEELRDTAETVQISSLALLKMLMHGRAGVPLEVMGLMIGELIDDYTVRVSDVFSMPQTATGQSVEAVDPEYQVHMLDKLSVVGRPEKVVGWYHSHPGFGCWLSGEDVMTASSYEQLTPRSVSVVIDPIQSVRGKVVIDAFRTTKDPHTGPRIMFQEPRQTTSNIGWLTRPSPIALTRGLDRDYYSLPITFRKKNHELALLLNVYKKGWQEGFRLENMTRFDRNTVREKMRALASLAVQSERFIVQGLDEDDVGNVGRANPIAHLQSESEGLINASLNQSIGAMINGVVF from the coding sequence ATGTTCCATCCCCAATTGGTGGCGGGTGGTGCCAATCGCGCTGCACCGGCAGAGGAGCTACGCGACACAGCCGAGACGGTGCAGATATCGTCTTTGGCATTGCTCAAAATGCTGATGCACGGGCGCGCTGGGGTGCCGCTCGAGGTAATGGGTTTGATGATTGGTGAGTTGATTGACGACTATACGGTCCGTGTATCTGATGTCTTCTCCATGCCCCAAACGGCCACGGGTCAATCCGTTGAAGCTGTGGACCCAGAGTATCAAGTTCATATGTTAGACAAACTCTCCGTGGTGGGTCGACCGGAAAAAGTTGTTGGGTGGTACCACAGTCACCCTGGTTTCGGCTGCTGGCTTTCTGGTGAGGATGTAATGACGGCGAGCAGCTATGAGCAACTGACGCCGCGCAGCGTGTCGGTAGTGATCGACCCTATCCAATCGGTCCGCGGCAAAGTAGTGATTGACGCCTTCCGCACCACGAAGGACCCACATACGGGGCCGCGAATCATGTTCCAAGAGCCACGACAGACAACAAGCAACATCGGGTGGCTGACGCGACCTTCTCCTATTGCTCTCACCCGTGGGTTGGATCGTGACTATTACAGTCTTCCCATTACCTTCCGCAAGAAAAACCACGAACTTGCGCTACTCCTCAACGTCTACAAGAAGGGTTGGCAGGAGGGTTTCCGATTAGAAAACATGACACGTTTTGACCGCAATACGGTGCGAGAGAAGATGCGTGCGCTGGCGTCGCTTGCCGTCCAGTCGGAGCGATTCATTGTTCAGGGTCTCGATGAAGATGATGTAGGCAATGTCGGTCGAGCAAATCCCATTGCGCATCTCCAATCCGAATCGGAGGGCCTAATCAACGCGAGTCTTAACCAATCCATAGGAGCGATGATTAATGGGGTTGTCTTCTGA
- a CDS encoding T. brucei spp.-specific protein, which translates to MLKGDLLLLVCAFLRTMVSCGGLFKRKSLHRRKCWVQGTGAKEEHEVKRGERATPVQSTEKGMINVGWHGVQGKHTTAKKVHDHRQPNVVCEGSSCRPSECSTLRELRAGCGLIDPKGRILSTGVKLPRFPPSHYSANDETGTLLVENTSPSKKRKHNFV; encoded by the coding sequence ATGTTGAAGGGagatttattattattagtgtGTGCATTCCTACGTACCATGGTGAGTTGCGGTGGATTGTTCAAGCGGAAGTCACTCCACCGACGCAAATGTTGGGTACAGGGGACGGGCGCAAAGGAGGAACATGAGGTCAAGCGTGGAGAAAGGGCAACTCCCGTACAGTCTACGGAAAAAGGTATGATAAATGTCGGTTGGCACGGCGTCCAGGGAAAGCACACAACCGCGAAAAAAGTACATGACCACCGACAACCAAATGTAGTGTGTGAAGGATCGTCATGCCGCCCAAGTGAATGCAGTACTCTGAGGGAATTAAGGGCAGGGTGTGGACTGATAGACCCGAAAGGGCGAATACTAAGCACCGGGGTGAAGCTTCCGCGGTTTCCCCCCTCGCACTATTCAGCAAATGACGAAACAGGCACGCTATTAGTGGAAAATACTTCTCCCTCCAAAAAACGAAAGCACAACTTCGTATAA
- a CDS encoding T. brucei spp.-specific protein has protein sequence MCFSWYTTDAIFFSKRRNFRSSCGNNRLNHAKQFVFRVFPTSDTFVTGASESFVCRWWHIFDLGCGCRSFYQRLAVYHWWKGWSPFWGVHRVRKLLILSPLDNSLAPLFFWLLETFFVDCFCPCSDVSIITCSVMEAFTHPPLALKSLWPLSDNHCSVLRVGPCRRLAWSSAHRVVRTVPTLFRLVKSFSPFPPRFFFSSGEQPAFLRREG, from the coding sequence ATGTGCTTTAGTTGGTACACCACAGACGCCATTTTCTtcagcaaaagaaggaattTTCGATCTTCCTGTGGCAACAATCGGCTCAACCATGCGAAACAGTTTGTGTTTCGCGTCTTTCCCACCTCCGACACGTTCGTTACCGGGGCATCTGAGAGTTTTGTCTGTCGTTGGTGGCACATTTTTGACCTTGGTTGCGGCTGCCGCTCCTTCTATCAGCGTCTTGCCGTTTATCACTGGTGGAAGGGTTGGTCCCCATTCTGGGGCGTGCACCGCGTTCGAAAACTTTTgatcctttccccccttgacAACAGTCTGGCTCCGTTATTTTTCTGGTTGTTGGAAACTTTTTTTGTAGATTGCTTTTGCCCTTGTTCTGATGTTTCTATTATTACTTGTTCCGTCATGGAAGCTTTCACACATCCTCCTCTGGCTCTGAAATCTCTTTGGCCCCTATCTGACAACCACTGCTCCGTGCTTCGCGTTGGCCCTTGCCGCCGACTGGCGTGGAGTTCCGCACACCGCGTCGTTAGGACTGTCCCCACACTTTTTAGACTTGTAAAATCATTTTCACCATTCCCAccacgcttttttttttccagtggTGAGCAACCTGCCTTCCTCCGCCGGGAGGGATAA